A region of Lycium barbarum isolate Lr01 chromosome 3, ASM1917538v2, whole genome shotgun sequence DNA encodes the following proteins:
- the LOC132631301 gene encoding tryptamine 5-hydroxylase-like, which produces MEQQILLALVSFIIATFLFYTMIQRRCRPPLSTLPPSPPLLPIIGHLHLLTDMPHHTFTQLAQKLGPIIHLQLGQVPTVIISTSQLAELVLKTHDHVFMSRPQIIAAQYLSFGCSDVTFSPYGPYWRQARKICVTELLSSKRVNSFQFIRNEEINRMLRVISEHSECELDMSQVFFVVANDILCRVAFGKRFIDHNLKEKKEKGLVSVLTETQALLAGFCVGDFFPKWEWVNSLSGMKKRLMNNLKDLREVCDEVIKEHVKKRDENGDVLGKEDFVDVLLRVQKRDDLEVPITDDNLKALILDMFVAGTDTSAATLEWTMTELARHPSVLERAQDEVRKITANRGKVEESDLQRLHYIKAVIKETMRLHPLVPLLVPRESMEKCILNDYEIPAKTRILINTYAIGRDPESWKSPLDYNPERFMENDIDFRGQDFRFLPFGGGRRGCPGYALGLATIELSLARLLYHFDWKLPPGVADQDVDLSEIFGLATRKKVALKLVPTINRLYASGEEEDLQFATL; this is translated from the exons atggaacaACAAATTCTACTAGCACTTGTATCTTTCATCATTGCAACCTTTCTCTTTTACACCATGATCCAACGTCGTTGTCGCCCACCATTATCAACTCTACCACCATCTCCGCCTCTGCTCCCTATAATCGGTCACCTCCATCTCTTAACTGACATGCCACATCACACCTTCACTCAACTAGCTCAAAAACTCGGTCCAATCATACACCTTCAACTCGGTCAAGTCCCTACAGTGATCATCTCGACGTCTCAACTCGCTGAACTTGTTCTAAAAACGCATGACCATGTTTTCATGAGCCGCCCACAAATCATTGCAGCTCAATACCTCTCCTTTGGCTGCTCTGATGTCACCTTTTCGCCTTATGGCCCTTACTGGCGCCAAGCTAGAAAAATTTGCGTAACCGAGTTGCTGAGTTCGAAACGAGTTAACTCGTTCCAGTTCATAAGGAATGAGGAAATTAACCGCATGTTACGAGTTATCTCGGAACACTCCGAGTGTGAACTCGATATGAGTcag GTTTTCTTCGTGGTCGCGAACGATATTTTGTGCAGGGTGGCATTTGGGAAGAGATTTATTGATCATAATTTGAAAGAGAAGAAAGAGAAGGGTTTAGTGAGCGTATTAACGGAGACACAAGCTTTATTAGCAGGGTTTTGTGTAGGCGATTTTTTTCCAAAGTGGGAATGGGTTAACTCATTGAGTGGGATGAAGAAGAGATTAATGAATAATTTGAAGGATTTGAGGGAAGTGTGTGATGAGGTAATAAAAGAGCATGTGAAAAAGAGAGATGAAAATGGTGATGTTTTAGGAAAGGAAGACTTTGTTGACGTATTGCTTAGAGtccagaaaagagatgatcttgAAGTGCCTATTACTGACGACAACCTTAAAGCTCTTATTCTG GACATGTTTGTTGCTGGAACAGATACGTCAGCAGCTACACTAGAATGGACAATGACAGAATTAGCTAGGCATCCAAGTGTTTTGGAAAGGGCACAAGATGAAGTAAGGAAAATTACAGCTAATAGAGGAAAGGTAGAAGAATCTGATCTTCAACGCCTTCACTACATAAAAGCAGTAATAAAGGAGACAATGCGATTGCACCCCCTTGTCCCTCTTCTAGTACCTCGAGAATCAATGGAGAAATGCATTCTTAATGACTACGAAATACCAGCAAAAACTAGGATTCTAATCAACACGTACGCCATTGGAAGGGATCCAGAGTCATGGAAGAGTCCGTTGGACTACAATCCCGAGAGGTTTATGGAGAATGATATCGATTTTAGGGGACAAGATTTCAGGTTCTTGCCATTTGGAGGAGGGAGAAGAGGTTGTCCAGGTTACGCTCTTGGATTAGCGACTATTGAGCTTTCATTGGCTCGTTTGTTGTATCACTTTGATTGGAAATTGCCTCCTGGAGTAGCAGATCAAGATGTTGATTTGTCTGAGATTTTTGGACTGGCTACTAGAAAAAAAGTGGCTCTAAAACTTGTTCCAACCATCAACAGGCTTTATGCGTCCGGAGAAGAGGAGGATCTGCAGTTTGCTACTCTCTGA